Within Gammaproteobacteria bacterium, the genomic segment TTGGAAAAATTGTCGATAGATGAGCTGAAAATTTCAATTAAAGGCCTTGAAAAAGAAAATTTTCAACTGCGAGAAATTATTGATAACGTTCCGGGGGATGTGTACTGGAAAGATACTCAAGGGGTTTGGTTAGGTATTAATGCCCGGGGCAGTGATAGCTTGAGAAAAATGGGATTTTTATCTGATCCTAAAGAGGTCATCGGTAAAACGGATGTTGAACTTTTTGGTGAAGAAACTGCACGCCATTTTAAAGCCAACGATCAGCAAGTCATGCAAGAAAGACGTGAGATTTCTCAGGAAGAATCAGCGACGCTTCAATCTGGCGAAAAGCTGGTTCAACTTTCAATGAAGCGCCCCTTGTATAACGAAGCAGGGGAGGTGATTGGTATTATTGGTAATACAGTGGATATTACCTATCTGAAAAAAATTGAAAGTTCTCTTCATGCAGCAAAAGAGCAAGCAGAATCTGCTAATCGCGCAAAAACTGAATTTTTAGCCAATATGAGCCATGACGTGAAAACGCCCTTAACTGGTGTCGTGACGATGGCCGATATCATGGTGCATGATAACGCCTCGCGTGACGTTGATCGTCAGCGTGCAGAGATTATTTTTTCCTCGGGTCAACAAATTGTATCACTTTTTAATAGCTGCCTTGATCTTTCCAAAATGGAGATGCAAGAGTGGACATCAAAAACAGAAATTTTTTCATTAAAGCAATTACTAAACGATATTCATGCTC encodes:
- a CDS encoding PAS domain-containing protein — encoded protein: MQRPEDDLEKLSIDELKISIKGLEKENFQLREIIDNVPGDVYWKDTQGVWLGINARGSDSLRKMGFLSDPKEVIGKTDVELFGEETARHFKANDQQVMQERREISQEESATLQSGEKLVQLSMKRPLYNEAGEVIGIIGNTVDITYLKKIESSLHAAKEQAESANRAKTEFLANMSHDVKTPLTGVVTMADIMVHDNASRDVDRQRAEIIFSSGQQIVSLFNSCLDLSKMEMQEWTSKTEIFSLKQLLNDIHA